TTCCCAAGTTTACCTTCGCCCTTTCCCAGCGTTGCCTCTGCTGGCTCGGCAGCTTTTCTCCAGCCAACTTTCCTAAATGTGTAGGCTAGAAATGCCAAAAGCATGATGAAGGGTAATGCTAGAAGGCTAAAGGTCAAATTGTAATTGTTGCTGGTGTAAAACATTAAGCCAGCTACGACAAGGGGACCTAAAATGGCGCCTATCTGGTCTAAAAGTTCATGGATGCCGAAGGCTTTTCCAGCGCCAACTCCTCGACTCACAATTGATAGCACGGCGTCTCTTGCCGGCGATCTTATGGCTTTTCCAATCCTTTCCAGAAGCACCAAGATTATTGCTATTTCCCAAATTCTCGTAATCCCTAACAGCGGAATTGATATGATGAGTCCGTATCCTAAAAATATGAAAAGCCAGTAAGCCCTCGTGGTGTCCGCAAGTCTTCCGCTTACAAGCCTTAGGGCGTATCCCAAAAACTCTCCAAATCTGCCGAAGAAGGCTATGGCGAAGGCGGAGGCTCCAAGAAACTCTAGGTATGGTGTAACAATTCCCCGCGAACCCTCATAGACAATGTCTCCCATGAGGCTTACTATTCCAAGAAGGAGAATGGCCGCATAGGCATTTTTCGCGTTCACTAAGCCATTTTTCATTATGGTTCCTGCTGAAGGTAGCCTTTTATTTCTAGGGTGAAGTTAAGAGTTTCGCTATCTTTTCAAGCCATTCCCTATCCTTCTCGTCAAAACTGCCATACTCGTCGCTGTCAACGTCCAACACCGCCACTACCTCGCCATTTTTATCAAAGACTGGCACGGCAATTTCAGACTTTGACCTCGGGTCGCATGCAATGTGCCCCGGAAACTCGTGGACATTTGGCACAATAATGGCCTTTCCAGTTTTAACGCATTTTCCACAAACACCAGTGTAGGCTATTCTGGCGCATGCTGGCGGCCCCTTCGATGGACCAAGCTCAAGCCACTCCTCTTTTGGTATGTAGAATCCAACCCAGAAATAGTATGGAATTTTTTCCTTCAAAACACCGCATACAAGCGCCATCTTTTCCTCAAAGGATTTTCTCCCAATTTCTTCCCTTATAGTGTTGAAGCATTCACCGTAAACCTTGTCTTTCGCTTGATGTTCCATAGCATTCCCAACTTTAATCAGCAAATTTAAAACATGTTTTGATTGGATAAAGCTTTTATTGATGTCTAGGTTTAGTTTGGCAAATGCCCCCTAAAGATGATGTGAGATGGCTTTGCAAAAAGGCGACTTTATACTGTTAGACTATGTGGCAAAGGTGAAGGAAACAGGTGAAGTTTTCGACACAACGATTGAAGAGGTGGCCAAAAAAGAGCGCCTATACAAGGAGGGCGAAATCTACGAGCCAAAACTTGTCGTTATAGGCGAAGGCTGGGTTCTTAAGGCTTTGGACGAAAGCCTAACAAACATGGAGGTTGGAAAAACTGAAACAGTGGAAATACCGCCCGAAAAAGCCTTTGGAGCAAGAGACCCTGAAAAAGTTAGACGTGTTCCCCTTAGACACTTGACGGCTAAGGGTATAACCCCAACCCTTGGGATGCGCCTCGAATACGATGGCAAAATGGCAACCGTTAGGGCTATTGGCGCCGGGCGTGTCCTTTTAGATTTTAATCCTCCATTGGCCGGAAAAACGCTTGTTTACGAGGTTACGGTTAAAAGGAAGCTTGAAACACCGGAAGAGAAGATAGCCGCCCTAATCCACCGCAGAATACCAACGGTTGATGCTGAAAAGTTCAAGTTCACCATTAAAGCGAAAAATGTTAGCATTGAAATGCCCGAAGAAGCCTTCTACTTGGAAGGGATTCAAGTTGCAAAACGTGGCATAGCCCTAGACATACAGAA
This sequence is a window from Candidatus Bathyarchaeia archaeon. Protein-coding genes within it:
- a CDS encoding MFS transporter, encoding MKNGLVNAKNAYAAILLLGIVSLMGDIVYEGSRGIVTPYLEFLGASAFAIAFFGRFGEFLGYALRLVSGRLADTTRAYWLFIFLGYGLIISIPLLGITRIWEIAIILVLLERIGKAIRSPARDAVLSIVSRGVGAGKAFGIHELLDQIGAILGPLVVAGLMFYTSNNYNLTFSLLALPFIMLLAFLAYTFRKVGWRKAAEPAEATLGKGEGKLGKAFYVYTAAVLLNTVGLIPFELILFKATEILKPTNQLWIVPLIYTLIQGVDAPTALFAGFAYDKFKIRVLMLPFILSVVPTFFAMANADLTMLIVAAAFFGLVLGMQESIYRAAVSGFAPISQRGTAYGIFNTAYGVGMLIGGAVYGLMVELQIPYFAVVAYVLVTQATAVALLINAYTKTKVKYGESV
- a CDS encoding GAF domain-containing protein; the protein is MEHQAKDKVYGECFNTIREEIGRKSFEEKMALVCGVLKEKIPYYFWVGFYIPKEEWLELGPSKGPPACARIAYTGVCGKCVKTGKAIIVPNVHEFPGHIACDPRSKSEIAVPVFDKNGEVVAVLDVDSDEYGSFDEKDREWLEKIAKLLTSP
- a CDS encoding FKBP-type peptidyl-prolyl cis-trans isomerase, whose product is MALQKGDFILLDYVAKVKETGEVFDTTIEEVAKKERLYKEGEIYEPKLVVIGEGWVLKALDESLTNMEVGKTETVEIPPEKAFGARDPEKVRRVPLRHLTAKGITPTLGMRLEYDGKMATVRAIGAGRVLLDFNPPLAGKTLVYEVTVKRKLETPEEKIAALIHRRIPTVDAEKFKFTIKAKNVSIEMPEEAFYLEGIQVAKRGIALDIQKFFPEITAVKFTETFKAELKAKA